One genomic region from Sciurus carolinensis chromosome 2, mSciCar1.2, whole genome shotgun sequence encodes:
- the Ncoa6 gene encoding nuclear receptor coactivator 6 isoform X2: MVLNDLPNLEDIYTSLCSSTVEDSEMEFDSGLEDDDTKSDSILEDSTIFMAFKGNIDDKDFKWKLDAILKNVPNLLHMESSKLKVQKVEPWNSVRVTFNIPREAAERLRILAQSNNQQLRDLGILSVQIEGEGAINLALAQNRSQDVRMNGPMGAGNSVRMEPGFPLAGGPGLMRMTSPATVMIPQGGNVSSSMMAPGPNPELQPRTPRPASQSDAMDPLLSGLHMQQQSHPSGSLAPPHHPMQPVPVNRQMNPANFPQLQQQQQQQQQQQQQQQQQQQQLQARPPQQHQQQQQPQGIRPQFTAPTQVPVPPGWNQLPSGALQPPPAQGSLGTMTANQGWKKSPLPGPMQQQLQARPSLATVQTPSHPPPPYPFGSQQASQAHANFPQMSNPGQFTAPQMKSLQGAPSRVPTPLQQPHLTNKSPASSPSSFQQGSPASSPTVNQTQQQMGPRPPQNNPLPQGFQQPVSSPGRNPMVQQGNVPPNFMVMQQQPPNQGPQSLHPGLGGMPKRLPPGFSAGQANPNFMQGQVPSTTAATPGNSGAPQLQANQSVQHAGGQGAGPPQNQMQVSHGPPNMMQPSLMGIHGNMNNQQAGSSGVPQVNLGNMQGQPQQGPPSQLMGMHQQIVPSQGQMVQQQGTLNPQNPMILSRAQLMPQGQMMVNPQNQNLGPSPQRMTPPKQMLSQQGPQMMAPHNQMMGPQGQVLLQQNPMIEQIMTNQMQGNKQQFNTQNQSSVMPGPAQIMRGPTPNMQGNMVQFTGQMSGQMLPQQGPVNNSPSQVMGIQGQVLRPPGPNPHMAQQHGDSATTANNDVSLSQMMPDVSMQQTNMVPPHVQAMQGNSASGNHFSGHGMPFNAPFSGAPNGNQISCGQNPGFPVNKDVTLTSPLLVNLLQSDISAGHFGVNNKQNNTNANKPKKKKPPRKKKNSQQDLNTPDARPAGLEEADQQPLPGEQGINLDNTGPKLPEFSNRPPGYPTQPVEQRPLQQMPPQLMQHVAPPPQPPQQQPQPQMPQQQQQQPPPPNQPQSQQQQQQQQQQQQQQQQQMMMMLMMQQDPKSVRLPVSQNVHPPRGPLNPDSQRMSIQQSGNVPVMVSLQGPASVPPSPDKQRMPMPVNTPLGSNSRKMVYQENPQNPSSSPLGEMSSLPEASGSEVPSVSGGPNNMPSHLVVSQNQLMMTGPKPGPSPLSATQGATPQQPPVNSLPSSHGHHFPNVAAPTQTSRPKTPNRASPRPYYPQTPNNRPPSTEPSEISLSPERLNASIAGLFPPQINIPLPPRPNLNRGFDQQGLNPTTLKAIGQAPSNLTMNNPSNFATPQTHKLDSVVVNSGKQSNSGATKRASPSSSRRSSPGSSRKTTPSPGRQNSKAPKLTLASQTNAALLQNVELPRNVLVSPTPLANPPIPGSFPNNSGLNPQNPTVPMATVGAVLEDNKESLNMPQDSDCQNSQGRKEQVNVELKAVPAQEVKMVVPEDQSKKDGQPLDPNKLSSVEDNKTLVSPAMREAPTSLSQLLDNSGAPNVTIKPPGLTDLEVTPPVVSGEDLKKAPVIPTLQDPSSKEPSNSLNLPHSNEPCSTLVHPELSEVSSNVAPSIPPVMSRPVSSSSISTPLPPNQITVFVTSNPITTSANTSAALPTHLQSALMSTVVTMPNVGSKVMVSEGQSAAQSNARPQFITPVFINSSSIIQVMKGSQPSTIPAAPLTTNSGLMPPSVAVVGPLHIPQNIKFSSAPVPTNAPASSPASNIQTNRPLVLNSRATPVQLPSPPCTSSPVVPPHAPVQQAKELNPDEASPQVSTSGDQSSLPSSQSTTMISPLLTNSPGSSVNRRSPVSSSKGKGKVDKIGQILLTKACKKVTGSLEKGEEQYGADGETEGQGLETTAPGLMGTEQLSTELDSKTPTPPAPTLLKMTSSPVGPGSASAGPSLPGGALPTSMRSIVPTLVSSELISTTPTSKSNHGGIASEPLVGGLVEEKVGSHPELLPSIAPSQNLVPKDTPATTLQGPVARSELEANAAIVSGQSEPKEIVEKSKTPSRRNSRTEEPTVASESVENGHRKRSSRPASASSSTKDITSAVQSKRRKSK, from the exons AATCCAGCAAGCTAAAGGTACAGAAGGTGGAGCCCTGGAACAGCGTGCGTGTGACATTCAACATCCCCCGGGAAGCAGCGGAGCGACTGCGGATCCTGGCACAGAGCAACAACCAGCAACTTCGGGATCTGGGGATTCTCTCCGTTCAGATTGAAG GGGAAGGTGCTATCAACCTGGCTTTGGCTCAAAACCGAAGCCAAGATGTAAGAATGAATGGACCCATGGGAGCTGGAAATTCCGTTAGGATGGAACCAGGATTTCCCTTGGCAGGTGGTCCAG GATTAATGAGAATGACCAGTCCTGCCACTGTTATGATACCCCAGGGTGGAAATGTGTCATCTTCCATGATGGCACCAGGCCCCAATCCAGAGTTGCAGCCCAGGACCCCTCGCCCTGCTTCTCAGTCAG ATGCAATGGATCCACTCCTCTCTGGGCTCCATATGCAACAGCAGAGTCATCCCTCAGGATCTTTAGCTCCTCCTCATCACCCAATGCAACCTGTCCCCGTGAATAGACAAATGAACCCAGCTAATTTTccccagctgcagcagcagcaacagcaacaacaacagcaacagcagcagcagcagcagcagcaacaacaattGCAGGCAAGACCCCCACAGcaacatcagcagcagcagcagccacaggggATTCGACCCCAGTTTACTGCCCCAACTCAGGTGCCTGTTCCTCCAGGCTGGAACCAGCTGCCTTCTGGAGCTCTTCAGCCTCCTCCAGCCCAGGGTTCTCTGGGCACAATGACTGCAAACCAAGGGTGGAAGAAGTCTCCCTTGCCTGGCCCAATGCAACAGCAACTCCAGGCAAGACCATCCTTAGCCACGGTACAGACAccttcccaccctccccctcCATATCCCTTTGGCAGCCAGCAAGCCTCACAAGCCCATGCAAACTTTCCTCAGATGAGCAACCCAGGCCAGTTCACAGCTCCTCAGATGAAGAGCTTACAGGGGGCGCCCTCCAGGGTCCCAACCCCGCTGCAGCAACCCCACCTCACCAACAAGTCTCctgcctcctcaccctcctccttccagcaGGGATCCCCTGCATCCTCCCCAACGGTTAACCAAACTCAGCAGCAGATGGGACCAAGGCCACCTCAAAATAACCCACTTCCCCAGGGATTTCAGCAACCTGTCAGCTCTCCAGGTCGGAATCCTATGGTTCAACAGGGAAATGTGCCACCTAACTTCATGGTGATGCAGCAGCAACCACCAAACCAGGGGCCACAGAGTTTACATCCAGGCCTAGGAG GAATGCCTAAACGCCTCCCACCTGGCTTCTCAGCAGGACAGGCCAATCCGAACTTTATGCAAGGTCAGGTGCCTTCTACCACAGCAGCCACCCCTGGGAATTCAGGAGCCCCTCAGCTGCAAGCAAATCAAAGTGTCCAGCATGCAG gTGGTCAAGGAGCTGGTCCTCCTCAAAACCAGATGCAGGTGTCCCACGGGCCACCAAATATGATGCAGCCCAGCCTCATGGGAATTCATGGCAACATGAACAACCAGCAGGCTGGTAGTTCTGGGGTTCCACAGGTGAACCTGGGCAACATGCAAGGCCAGCCCCAACAGGGCCCACCTTCTCAGCTGATGGGCATGCACCAGCAGATTGTACCCTCCCAGGGTCAAATGGTCCAGCAACAAGGAACTCTGAATCCTCAAAACCCTATGATTCTTTCAAGGGCCCAGCTTATGCCACAGGGCCAGATGATGGTGAACCCTCAGAACCAAAATCTTGGGCCTTCACCCCAAAGGATGACCCCACCCAAGCAGATGCTGTCCCAGCAGGGCCCACAAATGATGGCACCACATAACCAGATGATGGGGCCTCAGGGACAAGTTTTGCTCCAACAGAACCCAATGATAGAACAAATCATGACCAATCAGATGCAGGGGAATAAGCAGCAGTTTAACACTCAGAACCAATCCAGTGTCATGCCGGGACCAGCACAGATAATGAGGGGACCAACTCCGAACATGCAAGGAAACATGGTGCAGTTTACGGGACAGATGTCAGGACAGATGCTGCCCCAGCAAGGGCCTGTGAACAACAGTCCATCTCAGGTTATGGGGATTCAGGGACAGGTCCTGAGGCCACCAGGGCCCAACCCGCACATGGCCCAGCAGCATGGTGATTCTGCAACTACAGCAAATAATGATGTCAGCTTGTCTCAAATGATGCCTGATGTTAGCATGCAACAAACCAACATGGTTCCCCCCCACGTGCAGGCCATGCAGGGAAACAGTGCCTCGGGAAACCACTTCTCAGGCCATGGGATGCCTTTCAATGCACCTTTCAGTGGAGCACCCAATGGAAATCAGATATCCTGTGGTCAGAATCCAGGCTTTCCTGTCAATAAGGATGTAACGCTAACAAGCCCATTGTTGGTCAACTTATTGCAGAGTGACATCTCTGCGGGTCATTTTGGGGTAAACAATAAGCAAAATAATACCAACGCAAATAAACCTAAGAAGAAGAAACCCCCTCGGAAGAAGAAAAATAGTCAGCAAGACCTAAA CACCCCAGATGCTCGTCCAGCTGGTCTGGAGGAGGCTGATCAGCAACCATTGCCTGGAGAACAAGGAATTAACTTGGACAACACAGGCCCTAAACTGCCAGAGTTTTCAAATCGGCCACCAG GTTATCCTACTCAACCAGTTGAACAGAGGCCACTGCAGCAGATGCCTCCTCAACTCATGCAGCATGTGGCACCCCCACCACAGCCACCACAGCAGCAGCCACAGCCACAAAtgcctcagcagcagcagcagcagcctccaCCTCCTAATCAGCCGCAgtctcagcagcagcagcagcagcagcagcagcaacagcagcaacaacaacaacaaatgatgATGATGCTCATGATGCAGCAAGATCCCAAATCCGTTAGACTTCCAGTTTCCCAAAATGTTCATCCCCCAAGGGGACCTCTGAACCCAGACTCTCAGAGAATGTCCATTCAGCAGAGTGGCAATGTACCTGTCATGGTCAGTTTGCAAGGACCTGCCTCTGTGCCACCATCACCTGATAAACAAAGAATGCCAATGCCTGTAAATACTCCTTTGGGAAGTAATTCGAGGAAAATGGTATACCAGGAGAACCCACAGAATCCTTCTAGTTCACCTCTGGGAGAGATGTCCTCACTTCCTGAAGCAAGTGGCAGTGAAGTTCCATCGGTGTCAGGAGGCCCAAATAACATGCCTTCACATTTAGTGGTTTCCCAGAACCAGTTAATGATGACAGGGCCTAAACCTGGACCATCACCCCTTTCAGCAACTCAAGGTGCAACTCCCCAGCAACCCCCTGTAAATTCCCTTCCCAGCTCCCATGGCCACCACTTTCCAAATGTGGCTGCTCCAACCCAGACATCTAGGCCTAAAACACCAAACAGAGCTAGCCCCAGACCCTATTATCCTCAGACACCCAACAACCGCCCTCCCAGCACAGAACCTTCAGAAATCAGTCTGTCACCAGAAAGACTTAATGCCTCCATAGCAGGACTCTTCCCTCCACAGATCAATATTCCATTACCTCCTAGGCCAAATTTAAATAGGGGCTTTGATCAACAGGGCCTAAATCCAACAACTCTGAAGGCCATTGGGCAAGCACCTTCAAATCTTACCATGAATAATCCTTCCAATTTTGCAACCCCACAGACTCACAAATTAGATTCTGTGGTGGTGAATTCTGGAAAGCAGTCTAATTCTGGAGCAACAAAACGAGCTAGTCCAAGCAGCAGTCGCAGGTCTAGTCCTGGGTCcagtaggaaaactaccccaagtCCTGGGAGGCAAAATTCAAAAGCCCCTAAACTTACTCTGGCATCTCAAACAAATGCAGCCCTGTTACAGAATGTGGAGTTACCAAGAAATGTGTTGGTCAGTCCCACTCCTCTGGCCAATCCCCCCATACCTGGGAGCTTTCCTAACAACAGTGGGCTGAATCCTCAGAATCCCACCGTGCCCATGGCTACAGTGGGGGCTGTTCTCGAGGATAACAAGGAGAGCTTGAATATGCCTCAGGACAGTGATTGCCAGAATTCCCAGGGTAGGAAGGAGCAGGTAAATGTTGAGCTAAAAGCAGTCCCTGCCCAAGAAGTTAAAATGGTTGTCCCTGAAGATCAATCCAAAAAGGACGGGCAGCCTTTGGATCCTAACAAACTTTCCAGTGTTGAAGATAACAAAACTTTGGTGTCTCCTGCCATGAGGGAAGCACCAACATCATTAAGTCAACTTCTTGACAACTCTGGAGCTCCTAACGTGACCATTAAACCCCCTGGGCTTACCGATCTGGAAGTAACACCTCCAGTAGTTTCAGGGGAGGACCTCAAAAAAGCACCTGTCATTCCCACACTGCAGGATCCGTCTTCTAAAGAGCCCTCGAATTCCCTAAACTTACCTCACAGTAATGAGCCATGTTCAACCCTTGTGCATCCAGAATTGAGTGAGGTCAGTTCCAATGTTGCACCAAGCATCCCTCCAGTAATGTCAAGACCTGTCAGTTCTTCCTCCATTTCCACTCCCTTGCCCCCAAATCAAATAACTGTTTTTGTCACTTCCAACCCCATAACCACTTCAGCTAACACATCGGCAGCCCTGCCAACTCACTTGCAGTCTGCTTTGATGTCAACGGTTGTCACAATGCCAAACGTGGGTAGCAAGGTTATGGTTTCTGAGGGACAGTCAGCAGCTCAGTCTAATGCCCGGCCTCAGTTCATTACGCCTGTCTTTATCAACTCGTCCTCAATAATTCAGGTTATGAAAGGATCACAGCCAAGCACAATTCCTGCGGCCCCACTGACAACCAACTCTGGCCTGATGCCTCCCTCTGTTGCAGTTGTTGGTCCTTTACACATACCTCAGaacataaaattttcttcagCTCCTGTACCAACTAATGCCCCTGCCAGTAGTCCTGCTTCTAACATACAGACAAATCGACCCTTGGTCCTTAACTCACGAGCCACTCCTGTTCAGCTTCCTTCACCTCCTTGTACATCTTCTCCAGTTGTTCCTCCTCATGCCCCTGTCCAGCAAGCAAAAGAATTGAATCCAGATGAGGCCAGTCCTCAGGTGAGCACCTCAGGAGATCAGAGCTCTCTGCCCTCTTCACAGTCAACCACAATGATTTCTCCCCTTTTGACCAACAGTCCAGGCTCCTCTGTCAACCGACGAAGCCCAGTCTCATCTAGtaaggggaaaggaaaagtggACAAAATTGGCCAGATTTTGCTGACCAAGGCATGTAAGAAAGTTACAGGCTCTCTTGAAAAAGGGGAAGAGCAATATGGTGCAGATGGAGAGACTGAAGGCCAAGGGCTAGAGACCACAGCTCCTGGACTTATGGGAACAGAGCAGTTATCCACAGAACTGGACAGTAAAACCCCAACGCCCCCAGCACCTACTCTGCTAAAAATGACCTCTAGTCCAGTAGGCCCGGGCTCTGCCTCAGCAGGACCCAGCTTACCTGGCGGTGCTCTCCCCACCAGTATGCGCTCAATAGTACCCACTCTGGTATCCTCTGAGCTCATCTCCACGACGCCAACCTCTAAAAGCAATCATGGTGGCATAGCATCGGAGCCACTTGTGGGTGGCCTAGTGGAGGAGAAGGTGGGATCCCATCCAGAGCTTCTACCCAGCATAG